The following are encoded together in the Aliidongia dinghuensis genome:
- a CDS encoding glutathione binding-like protein has protein sequence MIQLYYWPTPNGHKITMFLEEAGLDYTIHPVNISAGDQFRAEFLAFSPNNRMPAIIDRAPADGGEAVTVFESGAILLYLAEKTGRFLPTDLRGRKTVTEWLFWQMGGLGPMAGQNHHFGVYAPETIPYAINRYVNETNRLYGVMDRRLAGRPFLAGDDYSIADMAAYPWVVPWKRQQQNLDDFANLRRWFDSIRERPATLRAYAKGEPFSAQPAVTDEGKKILFGQTAASVARA, from the coding sequence ATGATCCAGCTCTATTACTGGCCGACGCCAAACGGCCACAAGATTACGATGTTTCTGGAGGAGGCGGGGCTCGACTACACTATCCATCCCGTCAACATCAGTGCCGGCGACCAGTTCAGGGCGGAATTCCTGGCGTTCTCGCCGAACAATCGAATGCCTGCCATCATCGACCGCGCGCCGGCCGACGGGGGCGAGGCGGTCACGGTGTTCGAATCCGGCGCGATCCTGCTCTATCTCGCCGAGAAGACCGGTCGCTTCCTTCCGACCGACCTGCGCGGGCGCAAGACCGTGACGGAATGGCTGTTCTGGCAGATGGGCGGTCTCGGGCCCATGGCCGGGCAGAACCATCATTTCGGCGTCTACGCGCCGGAGACGATCCCCTACGCCATCAATCGCTACGTCAACGAGACCAACCGGCTCTACGGCGTCATGGATCGCCGGCTGGCTGGCCGGCCGTTCCTTGCGGGCGATGACTACAGCATCGCCGATATGGCGGCCTATCCGTGGGTCGTGCCCTGGAAGCGGCAACAGCAGAACCTTGACGATTTCGCCAACCTGCGCCGCTGGTTCGACAGCATCCGCGAGCGCCCCGCCACGCTGCGCGCCTACGCCAAGGGCGAGCCTTTCTCGGCCCAGCCGGCCGTAACGGATGAGGGCAAGAAGATCCTGTTCGGCCAGACGGCGGCGAGTGTTGCGAGAGCCTGA
- a CDS encoding glutathione S-transferase family protein, producing MIRFYFHPTPNPAKIALFLEETGLSYEVVPVDTSKGEQHAPAFRAINPNGKVPAIVDTDGPGGREARVFDSTAILLYLARKTGKLLGEPEDRPELLSWLLFIASGLGPFSGQSVHFQFAAPEGNDYAVNRYRREAERHYQVLNDHLEGRNFIAGDSYTIADISAWGWLDRASRVRKSVDDPLAPFPHLKRLFETVDARPAVARARAVAKDHSFKKVNDEETKRALFPSNYPPAA from the coding sequence ATGATCCGCTTCTATTTCCACCCGACGCCGAACCCCGCCAAGATCGCGCTCTTTCTAGAAGAAACGGGGTTGTCCTACGAAGTCGTCCCCGTCGATACCAGCAAGGGTGAGCAGCACGCGCCCGCTTTCCGTGCCATCAATCCCAACGGCAAGGTACCGGCGATCGTCGATACGGACGGACCGGGTGGCAGAGAGGCGCGCGTCTTCGACTCGACGGCGATCCTGCTCTATCTCGCCCGGAAGACCGGCAAGCTCCTGGGCGAGCCGGAGGACCGGCCGGAGCTGCTGTCCTGGCTGCTGTTCATCGCCTCCGGCCTCGGGCCGTTCTCCGGCCAGTCCGTGCATTTCCAGTTCGCGGCACCGGAAGGCAACGACTATGCCGTGAACCGCTACCGCCGAGAGGCGGAACGCCACTACCAGGTGCTGAACGACCATCTCGAGGGCCGGAACTTCATCGCCGGCGACAGCTACACGATCGCCGACATCTCCGCTTGGGGCTGGCTCGATCGTGCTTCGCGTGTGCGTAAGAGCGTTGACGATCCCCTGGCGCCATTCCCCCATCTGAAGCGGTTGTTCGAGACCGTCGACGCGCGGCCGGCGGTCGCCCGGGCGCGGGCCGTCGCCAAGGACCATTCCTTCAAGAAGGTGAATGACGAGGAGACCAAGCGCGCGCTCTTCCCGTCCAACTATCCACCGGCGGCCTGA
- a CDS encoding peroxiredoxin-like family protein, translating to MGLQQELDAFKAEFTRTAPAGRPALYETKIAELRASFAQRQAIGLDDQAPNFTLANHRGEPVALKDLLGYGPVVVTFYRGGWCPYCNIQLRAYQAALPEMAELGAALVAISPQLPDGSLSTAEANELTFNVLSDVGNEVARSYGLVWALPEELQVALRSSNKALPPINGDESWELPVPATYVVAPDGRVTLAAVDVDYRKRLEPDEILAALRSMRSA from the coding sequence ATGGGATTGCAGCAAGAGCTTGACGCCTTCAAAGCCGAGTTCACGCGTACTGCGCCCGCCGGCAGGCCGGCGCTCTATGAGACCAAGATCGCCGAACTGCGCGCCAGCTTCGCCCAACGACAGGCGATCGGGCTCGACGACCAGGCGCCGAACTTCACGCTGGCGAATCATCGGGGCGAGCCCGTGGCCTTGAAGGACCTGCTCGGGTACGGGCCAGTCGTCGTGACGTTCTATCGCGGCGGCTGGTGCCCCTATTGCAACATCCAGCTCCGCGCCTATCAGGCCGCCTTGCCGGAGATGGCCGAGCTCGGTGCGGCGCTGGTCGCGATCTCGCCGCAACTGCCGGATGGCTCGCTCTCGACTGCGGAAGCGAACGAACTCACGTTCAATGTGCTGAGCGACGTCGGCAACGAGGTCGCCCGCAGCTACGGCCTTGTCTGGGCCTTGCCCGAGGAACTGCAGGTGGCGCTCCGCTCGAGCAACAAGGCCTTGCCGCCCATCAATGGCGACGAGAGCTGGGAACTGCCGGTGCCGGCGACCTATGTCGTCGCGCCCGACGGCCGCGTGACGCTCGCCGCCGTAGACGTCGATTACCGCAAGCGTCTCGAACCCGACGAGATCCTCGCCGCCCTCAGGTCCATGCGGTCGGCCTGA
- a CDS encoding LysR substrate-binding domain-containing protein has translation MIFSLSNTDFGQLRAFVAVAEALNYTRAAEGLGITNSALSRTVRLLEESVGVRLISRTTRRVALTTAGDQLLQRVRPAIAELESAMGQARRYSERAVDVVRIHTVAVGAELLVRPILRSFSDTYPEVVLDVTLGDEPIDMAAADYDLSIRAAEGGEREMVTIRLGGEFRQIAVAAPDYIARYGTPGSPHDLLAHRCLAWRLPGQDRPARWEFCENGRWFNIVVDGPMIANSRELAVQAAIDGLGIAYAIEKSVSGHLNEGRLVRILEPWSTPASGFYLCYPVDRPMTPTLRVLIDAICSSGASSTDARI, from the coding sequence ATGATTTTCTCTCTCTCGAACACTGACTTCGGCCAGTTGCGCGCGTTTGTTGCTGTTGCCGAGGCGCTAAATTATACACGGGCGGCCGAAGGGTTGGGGATCACGAACTCCGCGTTGAGCCGGACGGTCCGCCTCTTGGAAGAGAGCGTTGGCGTTAGGTTGATTAGCCGAACGACTCGCCGTGTCGCGCTGACGACTGCGGGCGATCAGTTGCTTCAGCGTGTCAGGCCCGCAATCGCGGAGCTCGAAAGTGCAATGGGCCAAGCCAGGCGCTATAGCGAGCGTGCAGTCGACGTCGTCAGGATTCACACCGTCGCGGTTGGGGCAGAATTGCTCGTCCGCCCAATCCTCCGCTCGTTTTCGGATACCTATCCCGAGGTCGTCCTGGATGTGACCCTGGGAGATGAACCAATAGACATGGCTGCCGCCGATTACGACCTGTCCATCCGAGCTGCCGAGGGGGGCGAGCGTGAGATGGTAACCATTAGGTTAGGCGGCGAATTCCGACAAATTGCCGTCGCGGCGCCGGACTACATTGCGCGATACGGAACCCCTGGGAGTCCCCACGACCTGCTGGCGCATCGCTGTCTCGCCTGGAGATTGCCTGGCCAAGATCGGCCGGCCAGATGGGAATTCTGCGAGAATGGCCGATGGTTCAATATCGTCGTCGATGGCCCGATGATCGCGAACTCTCGAGAGCTTGCGGTCCAAGCTGCGATCGACGGGCTGGGTATCGCGTATGCAATCGAGAAGAGCGTGTCAGGTCACCTCAATGAGGGTCGACTGGTCCGAATCCTCGAACCATGGTCCACCCCAGCTTCAGGCTTTTATCTGTGTTACCCGGTAGACCGCCCGATGACGCCAACCCTTCGGGTGTTGATCGATGCTATCTGCTCGAGTGGGGCGAGCTCGACCGACGCGAGAATTTAA
- a CDS encoding porin produces the protein MKKLLLGTSALVAAGLFSNGALAQTATTDQPIQLKFGGQYYTGAAALVSQDDQPGEAAYKRQPVGFQDYFLIRFLGSTTFSNGITAGVWTRLNAFSAPNGTVNTSNGFQSSNNTTIKDSYVYLKNASWGEFRIGDDSDVRRNDAVGNNAGVTGDGNIGANSSSIYFSGSPAGYNFTTLNLDGRGTKIVYYSPTIYGFHFGASYTPDRQGGHTNGPGNIGDNNGPTDNQTTGLTPSYLNSASAYNYWSLTTGYNGTIGPVKAAWTAGYSTASRKGACSTRVALGNDAAILANGTVDCALTSTNNADPHVYNTGFQVNYGPWELGFDYELSQAFPGGLLSGYNSAISAKSNELINKQSDLNLSYTVGAIRLGAEWSRGEFEGITGDLTNIKRAAINDVIQVGATYTVGPGVNIAGLIQQTLYDPSGAYVPNGSNFTPGPGGVPANNNVYAKSYNSTALIMETSFRW, from the coding sequence ATGAAGAAGTTACTGTTGGGGACTTCCGCGCTCGTCGCGGCGGGCCTTTTCTCGAATGGCGCGCTCGCGCAGACCGCGACCACGGATCAGCCGATCCAGCTGAAGTTCGGTGGCCAGTACTACACCGGTGCTGCGGCGTTAGTCTCGCAGGACGATCAGCCGGGCGAGGCCGCCTACAAGCGCCAGCCGGTCGGCTTCCAGGACTATTTCCTGATCCGCTTCCTGGGCTCGACCACGTTCTCGAACGGCATCACCGCCGGTGTCTGGACCCGTCTCAATGCCTTCTCGGCGCCGAATGGCACGGTCAACACGTCGAACGGCTTCCAGAGCTCGAACAACACGACGATCAAGGACAGCTACGTCTACCTGAAGAACGCCTCCTGGGGCGAATTCCGCATCGGTGACGACAGCGACGTCCGCCGCAACGACGCGGTTGGCAACAACGCCGGTGTCACGGGCGACGGCAACATCGGTGCCAACTCGTCTTCGATCTATTTCTCGGGCTCGCCGGCGGGTTATAACTTCACGACCCTCAACCTCGACGGTCGTGGCACCAAGATCGTCTACTACAGCCCGACGATCTACGGCTTCCACTTCGGCGCCAGCTACACGCCGGACCGCCAGGGGGGCCACACCAACGGCCCGGGCAACATCGGCGACAACAACGGCCCGACCGACAACCAGACGACCGGCCTGACGCCGAGCTACCTGAACAGCGCCTCGGCCTATAACTACTGGTCGCTCACGACCGGCTACAACGGCACGATCGGCCCGGTGAAGGCGGCCTGGACGGCCGGCTACTCGACCGCGAGCCGCAAGGGCGCGTGCAGCACGAGAGTGGCGCTCGGCAACGACGCGGCCATTCTCGCTAATGGTACCGTCGACTGCGCCCTGACCTCGACCAACAATGCGGATCCGCACGTCTACAATACCGGCTTCCAGGTCAACTACGGCCCGTGGGAACTGGGATTCGACTACGAGCTGTCGCAGGCCTTCCCGGGCGGCCTCCTCAGCGGCTATAATTCGGCGATCTCCGCGAAGTCGAACGAGCTGATCAACAAGCAGTCCGACCTCAACCTGTCCTACACCGTGGGGGCCATCCGCCTCGGTGCGGAATGGTCGCGTGGCGAGTTCGAAGGCATCACCGGCGATCTCACCAACATCAAGCGCGCCGCGATCAATGACGTGATCCAGGTCGGTGCGACCTATACGGTCGGACCGGGTGTCAACATCGCCGGCCTGATCCAGCAGACGCTGTACGATCCGAGCGGCGCCTATGTGCCGAACGGCTCGAACTTCACGCCGGGCCCCGGCGGTGTGCCGGCCAACAACAACGTCTACGCCAAGAGCTACAACTCGACGGCGCTCATCATGGAGACGTCGTTCCGCTGGTGA
- a CDS encoding TetR/AcrR family transcriptional regulator codes for MPRPREFDESTVLEAAMRRFWHRGYEQTSMRDLADEMGINSASVYNAFGDKRSLYRRALDYYLEHSVRDRVARFAPLPPLSAIRAFFDEIVERSITDKQQRGCMLVNAALEVAPHDAAFQKLVADEMMFIEEFFRRCIAEGQQDGTITSKRSAEELATTLLSVLLGIRVLARTRPQRQVLERAAGGAFALLRSDD; via the coding sequence ATGCCACGACCGAGAGAGTTCGATGAGTCGACGGTGCTGGAGGCGGCGATGCGCCGCTTCTGGCATCGTGGCTACGAGCAGACCTCCATGCGGGATCTGGCGGACGAGATGGGCATCAACAGCGCCAGCGTGTACAACGCGTTCGGCGACAAGCGCTCGCTCTACCGGCGCGCGCTTGACTATTATCTCGAGCACAGCGTCCGCGATCGGGTCGCGCGTTTCGCACCGCTGCCTCCGCTTTCGGCCATCCGCGCCTTCTTCGATGAGATCGTGGAGCGTTCCATTACCGACAAGCAGCAGCGCGGCTGCATGCTCGTCAATGCCGCGCTCGAGGTTGCGCCCCATGACGCCGCCTTCCAGAAGCTCGTCGCTGACGAAATGATGTTCATCGAGGAATTCTTTCGCCGGTGTATCGCCGAAGGGCAGCAGGACGGCACGATCACGTCCAAGCGGTCGGCCGAGGAACTCGCGACGACCCTGCTGAGCGTCCTGCTCGGCATTCGTGTTCTGGCGCGCACGCGCCCGCAACGGCAGGTGCTGGAACGCGCAGCCGGCGGCGCGTTCGCCCTCCTGAGATCGGACGACTAA
- a CDS encoding sigma-70 family RNA polymerase sigma factor, translating into MAWALMQPQELNALGLRLRVRNADEEKHAWSGLMASAQRGDAVAYRRLLSEVRTWLRRYYAGRLPPAMIDDVIQETLIAIHEKRQTYDPARPFSAWLSVIARYKWIDALRTMKARHTETLHADVAVPDHEEAVTSAWSLERLLEQIKPAQSEVIRLVKLQGLSIAEASAATGQSAPLVKVNIHRGLKRLASLLRGELDAD; encoded by the coding sequence ATGGCGTGGGCGCTGATGCAGCCACAGGAGTTGAATGCCTTGGGCCTACGGCTGAGGGTTCGCAACGCCGACGAGGAGAAGCATGCCTGGAGCGGGCTGATGGCGTCCGCGCAGCGCGGCGATGCCGTCGCCTATCGCCGGCTCCTTTCCGAGGTGAGGACCTGGCTGCGGCGCTACTATGCCGGTCGGCTGCCGCCGGCAATGATCGACGACGTCATCCAGGAAACGCTCATTGCGATTCACGAGAAGCGCCAGACATACGATCCGGCTCGTCCGTTCTCGGCCTGGCTCTCGGTCATCGCCCGATACAAGTGGATCGATGCGCTGCGTACCATGAAGGCAAGGCACACCGAGACGCTGCATGCCGACGTGGCCGTGCCCGACCACGAGGAGGCCGTCACAAGCGCATGGTCGCTCGAACGTCTCTTGGAGCAGATCAAGCCGGCACAATCCGAAGTAATCCGACTGGTCAAGCTCCAGGGCCTGAGCATCGCCGAGGCATCGGCCGCGACGGGCCAGTCGGCTCCGCTTGTCAAAGTGAACATTCATCGCGGCCTGAAGCGCCTGGCATCTCTGTTACGGGGTGAGCTCGATGCGGACTGA
- a CDS encoding NrsF family protein has translation MRTDPLIDRLTHDLKPVRRRTTLTDAGILAGLGGIELGLFLAMGFSRSDMPMAMHLPSFWWKLASLGLIALVSGIVAVVSFDPMNSPRRGLRWIIALIAACLSIGWILDASRDGAAMLLMRLDWQDGVQCLYKMVGLSVPAVITLGLLMHRGAPTDRDGTALAAGLAAAAWGAFVFVFACPVDDPLYVAVWYSLGCGAVTLLARLALPPLTRW, from the coding sequence ATGCGGACTGACCCGCTGATTGACCGTCTGACGCATGACCTGAAGCCGGTCCGGCGACGGACGACGCTGACCGATGCCGGCATTCTTGCAGGGCTGGGTGGGATCGAGCTCGGCTTGTTCCTCGCGATGGGGTTCAGCCGTTCGGACATGCCGATGGCGATGCACCTGCCGTCATTCTGGTGGAAGCTTGCCAGCCTCGGATTGATCGCCCTGGTCAGCGGCATCGTAGCCGTCGTGTCGTTCGACCCGATGAACTCCCCGCGAAGAGGTCTGCGCTGGATCATCGCCCTAATAGCCGCCTGCCTCTCGATCGGGTGGATCCTTGACGCCTCGCGCGACGGGGCTGCCATGCTGCTGATGCGCCTCGATTGGCAGGACGGCGTGCAATGCCTCTACAAGATGGTCGGACTGTCCGTGCCGGCCGTCATTACGCTCGGCCTGCTGATGCATCGTGGTGCCCCGACCGATCGGGATGGCACGGCACTGGCGGCGGGCTTGGCAGCCGCTGCCTGGGGTGCGTTCGTGTTCGTGTTCGCCTGTCCCGTCGACGACCCGCTCTACGTTGCGGTTTGGTATTCGCTCGGCTGTGGCGCCGTGACGCTGCTTGCCCGACTGGCGCTGCCGCCCCTCACCCGGTGGTGA
- a CDS encoding BufA1 family periplasmic bufferin-type metallophore — MATSALAAPLTQAEEKAAVAAHKDKCYGVALKGQNDCAAGPGTTCQGTSTVDFQGNSWKFVQGGTCTSIAVPGGKHGSLTPLS; from the coding sequence ATGGCTACATCTGCGCTCGCAGCTCCGCTGACGCAGGCTGAAGAGAAGGCCGCCGTCGCCGCGCACAAGGACAAGTGCTACGGCGTTGCGCTCAAGGGACAGAACGACTGCGCCGCCGGCCCCGGCACGACCTGCCAAGGGACGTCGACCGTCGACTTTCAGGGCAATTCCTGGAAGTTCGTCCAGGGCGGCACCTGCACCAGCATCGCGGTGCCCGGCGGCAAGCACGGCTCTCTGACGCCGCTGTCCTAA
- the bufB gene encoding MNIO family bufferin maturase, which yields MNIVTSIETSASKTRIRFPASPLAGRAGTSFKHEHLDAINDEQTHEGFFEVHAENYMGAGGPPHRALERIRADYPLSLHGVCMSIGGAQPLDLAHLARFRSLVQRYEPALVSEHLAWSTHGTTFFNDLLPLPYTSSTLERVADHIDQVQNAIGRPILLENPSTYVAFRESTMSEVDFLRGLVQRTGCSLLLDINNAFVSATNHAFSVEHYLDDFPLGHVREIHLAGHAVQADDEGGPLLIDSHDQPVAPPVWALFEDVIARCGPVPTLIEWDSRLPDWLVLQAEADAARAILDRFAPEVGRAVRASR from the coding sequence GTGAACATCGTCACCAGCATCGAGACGTCAGCCTCGAAGACACGGATCCGCTTTCCGGCCTCGCCTCTAGCCGGACGGGCCGGGACGAGCTTCAAGCATGAACACCTGGACGCCATCAACGACGAGCAGACGCACGAAGGCTTCTTCGAGGTGCATGCGGAGAATTACATGGGCGCAGGCGGTCCGCCGCATCGTGCGCTCGAGCGGATCCGCGCCGATTATCCGCTATCGCTCCATGGCGTCTGTATGTCGATCGGTGGCGCGCAGCCGCTTGACCTCGCCCATCTCGCCCGCTTCCGGTCGCTGGTCCAGCGCTACGAGCCGGCCCTGGTGTCGGAGCATCTCGCCTGGTCGACCCATGGCACGACCTTTTTCAACGACCTGCTGCCGCTCCCCTACACGTCCTCGACATTGGAGCGCGTCGCGGACCATATCGATCAGGTCCAGAACGCCATCGGCCGGCCCATTCTCCTGGAGAATCCGTCGACCTATGTCGCATTCAGAGAATCGACGATGTCGGAGGTGGATTTTCTGCGCGGCCTCGTGCAACGCACTGGCTGCAGCCTACTCCTGGACATCAACAACGCCTTCGTCTCGGCAACGAACCACGCTTTCTCGGTCGAGCACTATCTGGATGATTTTCCCTTGGGCCATGTTAGGGAGATTCACCTGGCCGGGCATGCCGTGCAAGCCGACGACGAAGGCGGCCCGCTCCTGATCGACAGCCATGATCAACCGGTCGCGCCTCCGGTGTGGGCGCTCTTCGAAGATGTGATCGCTCGATGTGGCCCGGTGCCGACCCTGATCGAATGGGATAGCCGCCTCCCAGACTGGCTCGTGCTGCAGGCCGAAGCCGACGCGGCCCGGGCTATTCTCGACCGGTTTGCACCCGAGGTTGGGAGGGCGGTCCGTGCCAGTCGGTAG
- a CDS encoding HvfC/BufC N-terminal domain-containing protein: MPVGSIGSAPSYAALFSSGLIDPDRETPCSVCGPGGKGAIGRYNVYRNNVTVSLIDALAAIFPATQRITGIEFFRAMARFHVRATPPTSPLLFEYGRDFPDFIAQYQYAAAMPYLADTARIERAWLDAYHAADLPPLLPGALAAIAPDLLPNVVFVPHPATRIIRSPFAAVSIFAANRADGPIKRIESVTPEDALVTRPDQEVAIRRLPPGGAAFLLELLAGRSLGEAAAVAIDDTPAFDLPLNIAGMIEAGAFTAVKVGDPA; this comes from the coding sequence GTGCCAGTCGGTAGCATCGGCAGCGCGCCCTCCTATGCGGCGCTCTTCTCTTCTGGACTCATCGATCCGGACCGCGAGACGCCTTGCAGCGTGTGTGGCCCGGGCGGCAAGGGCGCGATCGGGCGCTACAACGTGTACCGGAACAATGTCACGGTCAGTCTCATCGATGCGCTCGCCGCAATCTTTCCGGCGACGCAGCGGATCACAGGCATCGAATTCTTCCGCGCAATGGCCCGGTTCCACGTCCGGGCGACGCCGCCGACCTCGCCGCTGCTGTTCGAGTATGGCCGCGATTTCCCCGACTTTATCGCGCAGTACCAATACGCGGCAGCAATGCCCTACCTGGCAGACACGGCGCGCATCGAGCGCGCCTGGCTCGACGCCTACCATGCCGCCGATCTGCCGCCCCTGCTGCCAGGGGCGCTGGCGGCGATCGCGCCGGATCTGTTGCCGAATGTCGTCTTCGTCCCGCACCCGGCAACACGCATCATTCGCTCGCCCTTCGCGGCCGTGTCGATCTTCGCCGCCAACCGCGCCGACGGGCCCATAAAGCGCATCGAGAGCGTCACGCCGGAGGACGCGCTGGTGACCCGGCCAGACCAGGAGGTTGCCATCCGCCGCCTTCCGCCCGGGGGCGCGGCGTTTCTCCTGGAACTGCTGGCGGGCCGCAGCCTCGGCGAAGCGGCTGCGGTAGCGATCGACGACACGCCAGCTTTCGATCTGCCACTCAACATCGCGGGCATGATCGAGGCCGGCGCCTTCACGGCGGTGAAGGTTGGAGATCCCGCATGA
- a CDS encoding DoxX family protein, which yields MNMMIEPDSAKGDAKFSPHVLVEEVVALIRAIARPTVVQLVLRIALAVPFWRSGMLKWSGFLQLNDTAVLLFSDEFKLHLPGGPYSFPAPEVMAFLSGSVEIVAPILLVSGLATRVAGLVLLAMTCVVELTVPDGWPVHLTWAAMALGIMAWGPGRLSLDWAIFELGRRSRA from the coding sequence ATGAACATGATGATCGAGCCCGATTCCGCCAAAGGCGACGCCAAGTTCAGCCCCCATGTTCTGGTCGAGGAGGTGGTGGCCCTCATCCGCGCGATCGCCCGGCCCACCGTTGTGCAGCTGGTCTTGCGGATCGCTTTGGCCGTGCCATTTTGGCGATCCGGCATGCTCAAATGGTCGGGCTTCCTGCAGCTGAACGATACGGCGGTGCTGCTCTTCAGCGATGAGTTCAAGCTGCATCTGCCGGGTGGACCCTATTCTTTCCCGGCGCCGGAGGTCATGGCGTTTCTCTCAGGATCGGTCGAGATTGTCGCCCCGATCCTTCTGGTTTCCGGCCTGGCGACGCGCGTAGCGGGGCTGGTGCTGCTGGCCATGACGTGCGTTGTCGAGCTCACGGTGCCTGATGGCTGGCCGGTTCATCTGACCTGGGCCGCCATGGCCCTGGGCATCATGGCGTGGGGCCCCGGCCGCCTATCGCTCGACTGGGCGATCTTCGAGCTCGGCCGCAGGTCCCGCGCCTAG